The following are encoded in a window of Miltoncostaea marina genomic DNA:
- a CDS encoding aldo/keto reductase, with amino-acid sequence MPERRPFGRSGLEISPITLGGNVFGWSADEDASFAVLDAYVEAGGNAVDTANTYSAWVPGNRGGESEVIIGRWLAARGGPGDVVVATKVGMAGGEQPAGLGRDRILRAAEGSLERLGVERIALYYAHEDDPATPLEETLGAFDELVRQGLVGAIAASNYSGPRLAEALAVSEREGLVRFEGLQQRFNLLSRDDLEPGAGDVCRREGLGIAAYSSLARGFLSGKYRRGRPLPASARAAGVAASYLDDRGFAALEAVDAVAAAHGATPSQVALAWILARPGMTTALAGANTPGQVRELMGALDLRLTGDELARLDDAGG; translated from the coding sequence GTGCCCGAGCGACGCCCCTTCGGCCGCAGCGGCCTCGAGATCTCGCCGATCACCCTCGGCGGGAACGTCTTCGGCTGGAGCGCCGACGAGGACGCGTCGTTCGCAGTGCTCGACGCCTACGTGGAGGCGGGCGGCAACGCCGTGGACACCGCCAACACGTACTCGGCGTGGGTGCCCGGCAACCGCGGCGGCGAGTCGGAGGTCATCATCGGCCGCTGGCTCGCCGCCCGCGGGGGACCCGGCGACGTGGTCGTGGCGACGAAGGTCGGCATGGCCGGCGGCGAGCAGCCGGCCGGCCTCGGCCGCGACCGCATCCTGCGGGCCGCCGAGGGCTCCCTCGAGCGGCTGGGCGTGGAGCGGATCGCCCTGTACTACGCCCACGAGGACGACCCGGCGACGCCGCTGGAGGAGACGCTGGGCGCGTTCGACGAGCTGGTGCGCCAGGGCCTGGTCGGCGCGATCGCCGCCTCCAACTACTCCGGCCCGCGCCTGGCGGAGGCGCTCGCCGTCAGCGAGCGCGAGGGCCTCGTGCGGTTCGAGGGCCTGCAGCAGCGCTTCAACCTGCTGAGCCGGGACGACCTCGAGCCCGGCGCGGGCGACGTCTGCCGGCGCGAGGGGCTCGGGATCGCCGCCTACTCCTCCCTCGCCCGCGGCTTCCTGTCCGGCAAGTACCGGCGGGGCCGCCCGCTGCCCGCCAGCGCCCGCGCGGCCGGCGTGGCGGCGTCGTACCTGGACGACCGGGGCTTCGCCGCCCTCGAGGCCGTCGACGCCGTCGCCGCGGCCCACGGGGCGACGCCGTCGCAGGTGGCCCTGGCCTGGATCCTCGCCCGGCCGGGCATGACGACCGCCCTCGCCGGGGCGAACACGCCCGGGCAGGTGCGCGAGCTGATGGGCGCCCTCGACCTGCGCCTGACCGGCGACGAGCTGGCGCGCCTGGACGACGCGGGCGGATAG
- a CDS encoding aspartate-semialdehyde dehydrogenase, which yields MFNVAVVGATGAVGGTMLRVLEERGFPVTELRPLASERSEGRRLDYLGQPRTVRRLTEDAFEGIQIALFSAGGARSKQFAPAAVEAGAVVIDNSSAYRMDPAVPLVVPEVNESALEGHSGIVANPNCVAAPLVVALKPLADAVGLERLIVASYQSVSGTGAAAVEELLAQSRGHLAGDEPEPSVYPHPIAFNVLPHIDAFDATGYTGEERKVADETRKMLGLPDLRVSATCVRVPVVQAHSAAIQIETTEKITAERARELLMGAPGVVLVDEPQLNRYPMPREAHGRDDVLVGRIREDASHPRGLALWLSSDNLRKGAATNAVQIAESLVTRGWL from the coding sequence ATGTTTAACGTCGCCGTCGTCGGCGCCACCGGCGCCGTGGGGGGCACCATGCTGCGCGTGCTGGAGGAGCGCGGCTTCCCCGTCACGGAGCTGCGGCCGCTGGCCTCCGAGCGCAGCGAGGGGCGCCGGCTCGACTACCTCGGGCAGCCGCGCACGGTGCGCCGGCTCACCGAGGACGCGTTCGAGGGCATCCAGATCGCGCTCTTCTCGGCGGGCGGCGCGCGGTCGAAGCAGTTCGCGCCGGCGGCCGTGGAGGCCGGCGCCGTCGTGATCGACAACTCGAGCGCGTACCGCATGGATCCGGCCGTCCCGCTGGTCGTGCCGGAGGTCAACGAGTCCGCCCTCGAGGGCCACTCGGGGATCGTGGCGAACCCCAACTGCGTGGCCGCGCCGCTGGTGGTGGCGCTCAAGCCGCTCGCCGACGCCGTGGGCCTCGAGCGCCTGATCGTGGCGAGCTACCAGTCGGTCAGCGGCACCGGCGCGGCGGCGGTCGAGGAGCTGCTGGCCCAGTCGCGCGGCCACCTCGCCGGCGACGAGCCGGAGCCGTCGGTCTACCCGCACCCCATCGCCTTCAATGTGCTGCCGCACATCGACGCCTTCGACGCGACCGGCTACACCGGCGAGGAGCGCAAGGTCGCCGACGAGACGCGCAAGATGCTGGGCCTGCCCGACCTGCGCGTCAGCGCCACCTGCGTGCGGGTGCCGGTGGTCCAGGCCCACTCGGCCGCCATCCAGATCGAGACGACCGAGAAGATCACGGCCGAGCGCGCGCGCGAGCTGCTGATGGGCGCGCCGGGCGTGGTGCTGGTGGACGAGCCGCAGCTCAACCGCTACCCGATGCCCCGCGAGGCGCACGGGCGCGACGACGTGCTGGTGGGCCGCATCCGCGAGGACGCCTCGCACCCGCGAGGCCTGGCGCTGTGGCTCTCGAGCGACAACCTGCGCAAGGGCGCCGCCACGAACGCCGTGCAGATCGCGGAGTCGCTCGTCACCCGCGGCTGGCTCTAG
- the dnaX gene encoding DNA polymerase III subunit gamma/tau translates to MSEPGASLYNRHRPAVFADMVGQDHVARALGNALRAGRPAQGYLFSGPRGTGKTTTARILARCLNCQSSPGPTPQPCGTCESCRRTGHDDWLDVVEVDAASSARRIDEMREWLETVRYAPVACRYRITIMDEAHQITADASSALLKTLEEPPPHLVVILCTTHPWDILGTIRSRLQHYVLRKPGVPALVKVLERVARAEGIETSESALDILARAADGSYRDALGLLDQISTYAGGRVDASDALELLGAVARETIFELVDLMASGEAAGAFELLQEMLDGPVDPEQAMRGLVTHLRFVCLLQQGARPRDEWAFAPEEIARLQAQANQLADAQVVRGLDLLADAQVRIRHGGADPRLQLELVAARLSRPALDPSTAALAARLEALEAGRPAPARPAPAATPAAPAPAARADAPAAAAPPSAPAPPSAPAAPDPTAAPGAGADLDADPGPEHEAAAPPPPAPPGPVHEPTPADLDHFARLWSQILEVLEREAPSTRGFLDGSAPVAVDDERIEVGVTSTVRADMLSRQEHRERVRGAIATVSGRRLAVEFTPGAAPEPERPQRAPRQIDGDTLFEELKTMFGAVEEGGDRTDPGGR, encoded by the coding sequence ATGAGCGAGCCCGGGGCGAGCCTCTACAACCGCCACCGCCCCGCGGTCTTCGCGGACATGGTCGGCCAGGACCACGTCGCCAGGGCGCTGGGCAACGCCCTGCGCGCCGGGCGGCCGGCCCAGGGCTACCTGTTCTCGGGGCCGCGCGGCACCGGCAAGACGACGACCGCGCGCATCCTCGCGCGCTGCCTCAACTGCCAGTCGAGCCCCGGCCCGACCCCGCAGCCGTGCGGCACGTGCGAGTCCTGCCGGCGCACCGGCCACGACGACTGGCTCGACGTGGTCGAGGTCGACGCCGCCTCCAGCGCCCGCCGCATCGACGAGATGCGCGAGTGGCTCGAGACCGTGCGCTACGCGCCGGTGGCGTGCCGGTACCGCATCACGATCATGGACGAGGCCCACCAGATCACGGCCGACGCCTCCAGCGCGCTGCTGAAGACGCTCGAGGAGCCGCCACCGCACCTCGTGGTGATCCTCTGCACGACCCACCCGTGGGACATCCTCGGCACCATCCGCTCGCGCCTGCAGCACTACGTGCTGCGCAAGCCGGGGGTGCCCGCGCTGGTCAAGGTGCTCGAGCGGGTGGCCCGCGCGGAGGGCATCGAGACCTCCGAGTCGGCGCTCGACATCCTCGCCCGCGCCGCCGACGGCTCGTACCGCGACGCGCTGGGCCTGCTCGACCAGATCTCCACCTACGCGGGCGGCCGGGTGGACGCGTCGGACGCGCTCGAGCTGCTCGGCGCGGTGGCCCGCGAGACGATCTTCGAGCTCGTCGACCTGATGGCCTCGGGGGAGGCCGCGGGCGCCTTCGAGCTGCTGCAGGAGATGCTCGACGGGCCGGTCGACCCCGAGCAGGCCATGCGCGGGCTCGTGACCCACCTGCGCTTCGTGTGCCTGCTCCAGCAGGGCGCGCGGCCCCGCGACGAGTGGGCCTTCGCCCCCGAGGAGATCGCGCGCCTGCAGGCCCAGGCCAACCAGCTCGCCGACGCCCAGGTGGTGCGCGGGCTGGACCTGCTCGCCGACGCCCAGGTGCGCATCCGCCACGGCGGCGCCGACCCCCGGCTGCAGCTCGAGCTGGTGGCCGCGCGCCTCAGCCGCCCGGCCCTCGACCCGAGCACGGCCGCCCTGGCCGCGCGCCTGGAGGCGCTCGAGGCCGGCCGTCCCGCGCCGGCCCGCCCCGCGCCCGCGGCCACCCCGGCCGCCCCGGCGCCGGCCGCCCGCGCGGACGCGCCGGCGGCCGCGGCTCCGCCGTCCGCCCCGGCTCCGCCGTCCGCGCCCGCCGCCCCGGACCCCACCGCGGCGCCGGGCGCCGGGGCCGACCTCGACGCCGACCCGGGCCCCGAGCACGAGGCCGCCGCCCCGCCGCCGCCGGCGCCCCCCGGCCCGGTCCACGAGCCGACGCCGGCCGACCTCGACCACTTCGCGCGCCTCTGGTCGCAGATCCTCGAGGTGCTCGAGCGGGAGGCGCCGTCCACGCGGGGCTTCCTCGACGGCTCCGCGCCGGTGGCGGTCGACGACGAGCGCATCGAGGTCGGCGTCACCAGCACCGTGCGCGCCGACATGCTGAGCCGCCAGGAGCACCGCGAGCGCGTGCGCGGGGCGATCGCCACCGTGTCGGGGCGGCGGCTGGCCGTGGAGTTCACCCCGGGCGCCGCGCCCGAGCCCGAGCGGCCGCAGCGCGCGCCCCGCCAGATCGACGGCGACACGCTCTTCGAGGAGCTGAAGACGATGTTCGGGGCCGTCGAGGAGGGCGGCGACCGCACCGACCCAGGAGGACGATGA
- a CDS encoding ABC transporter permease: MAEGDVGALGVAAALVLVALAVAISVRGGLGLERSLVWASARALVQLLLVGLALAVVIDPGRPIALSWAWVAAMVLFAADVARRRAPEVPGLMPLAGAAFAATLAVALGTVFGLGVFPMEGRTVVPIAGLVVGNSMNATVLAARRIVEELRDKRLEVEARLALGHPGPRAARPYVRAALRTALVPQIETTKAVGIVFLPGAMTGLILAGVEPVDAVLVQVVVMYLVLGSTAIATSVIAVGLVRRLFTPDHRLIRLPRPAG; the protein is encoded by the coding sequence ATGGCCGAGGGTGACGTCGGCGCCCTGGGCGTCGCCGCGGCGCTCGTGCTGGTGGCGCTGGCCGTCGCGATCTCCGTGCGCGGCGGCCTGGGGCTGGAGCGCAGCCTCGTCTGGGCGTCGGCGCGCGCGCTCGTGCAGCTGCTGCTGGTGGGCCTGGCGCTGGCCGTGGTCATCGACCCCGGCCGGCCGATCGCGCTCTCGTGGGCCTGGGTGGCGGCGATGGTGCTGTTCGCGGCCGACGTCGCGCGCCGCCGCGCGCCCGAGGTGCCGGGGCTCATGCCGCTGGCGGGCGCCGCGTTCGCCGCCACCCTGGCCGTCGCGCTCGGCACGGTCTTCGGGCTGGGCGTCTTCCCGATGGAGGGCCGCACCGTCGTACCGATCGCCGGGCTCGTGGTGGGCAACTCCATGAACGCGACCGTGCTGGCCGCGCGGCGCATCGTGGAGGAGCTGCGCGACAAGCGGCTCGAGGTGGAGGCGCGCCTGGCGCTGGGGCACCCCGGCCCGCGCGCCGCCAGGCCGTACGTGCGGGCCGCGCTGCGCACCGCCCTCGTGCCGCAGATCGAGACGACGAAGGCGGTCGGCATCGTCTTCCTGCCCGGCGCGATGACGGGCCTCATCCTGGCGGGGGTCGAGCCGGTGGACGCCGTGCTCGTGCAGGTGGTGGTGATGTACCTGGTGCTGGGCTCCACGGCGATCGCGACGTCGGTCATCGCGGTCGGGCTCGTGCGTCGCCTGTTCACGCCCGACCACCGGCTCATCCGCCTCCCGCGCCCGGCCGGCTGA
- a CDS encoding aspartate kinase — MGLRTMKFGGSSVADAEKIKNVARRIAAAREAGDDVVAVVSARGKTTDGLVELAYEISDRPDPREMDMLLSTGERISCALMAMALQDLGHSAISFTGSQAGIVTDDSHTKAKIMEIRSERLREALDGGSIVLVAGFQGVSTGGRNVTTLGRGGSDTTAVALAAALDADVCEIYTDVTGVFTADPRVEPGARKLALVSHEEMLEMAATGSKVLALRAVEFARRHDVPLHVRSSFLPEEGTWITKETPDMENAIVTGLSHRSDEAKVMVTGVEDRPGVAAHIFTALADRNLNVDTIIQNQAVGGGADVTFTVPLDELRPALETLDAMRGELGYREVSSDDQIGKVTLIGAGMKSEPGIAAKMFRVLADEGINLQMIDTSTIRITVVIDRREVERAVRALHDAFDLASEAARRADV, encoded by the coding sequence ATCGGCCTCAGGACGATGAAGTTCGGCGGCAGCTCTGTCGCCGACGCGGAGAAGATCAAGAACGTCGCGCGGCGCATCGCGGCGGCCCGGGAGGCCGGCGACGACGTCGTCGCGGTGGTGTCCGCACGCGGCAAGACGACCGACGGCCTGGTCGAGCTGGCCTACGAGATCTCGGACCGGCCCGACCCGCGCGAGATGGACATGCTCCTGTCGACCGGCGAGCGCATCTCGTGCGCCCTCATGGCGATGGCGCTGCAGGATCTGGGGCACAGCGCGATCTCGTTCACGGGGTCCCAGGCGGGCATCGTCACCGACGACTCGCACACGAAGGCCAAGATCATGGAGATCCGCAGCGAGCGCCTCCGGGAGGCGCTCGACGGCGGCAGCATCGTGCTCGTGGCCGGGTTCCAGGGCGTCTCGACGGGCGGCCGCAACGTCACCACGCTCGGGCGCGGCGGGTCCGACACGACGGCGGTCGCGCTGGCGGCGGCGCTCGACGCCGACGTCTGCGAGATCTACACCGACGTGACCGGCGTCTTCACCGCCGACCCGCGCGTCGAGCCGGGCGCGCGCAAGCTGGCCCTCGTGAGCCACGAGGAGATGCTCGAGATGGCCGCCACCGGCTCGAAGGTGCTGGCGCTGCGCGCCGTCGAGTTCGCCCGGCGCCACGACGTCCCGCTGCACGTCCGGTCCTCCTTCCTCCCCGAGGAGGGCACCTGGATCACGAAGGAGACCCCCGACATGGAGAACGCGATCGTCACCGGCCTGTCGCACCGCAGCGACGAGGCGAAGGTGATGGTGACCGGCGTGGAGGACCGGCCGGGCGTCGCGGCGCACATCTTCACCGCGCTCGCGGACCGCAACCTGAACGTCGACACCATCATCCAGAACCAGGCCGTCGGCGGCGGCGCGGACGTGACCTTCACGGTGCCGCTCGACGAGCTGCGGCCCGCCCTCGAGACGCTCGATGCCATGCGCGGCGAGCTGGGCTACCGTGAGGTGAGCTCCGACGACCAGATCGGCAAGGTCACCCTGATCGGGGCCGGGATGAAGTCCGAGCCGGGCATCGCGGCGAAGATGTTCCGCGTGCTCGCCGACGAGGGGATCAACCTGCAGATGATCGACACGAGCACGATCCGCATCACGGTGGTGATCGACCGCCGCGAGGTGGAGCGGGCGGTGCGCGCGCTGCACGACGCGTTCGACCTCGCCTCGGAGGCCGCCAGGAGGGCCGATGTTTAA
- a CDS encoding serine/threonine-protein kinase encodes MSDEPSHDPGALPARYRDPVLIATGGMGSVHRAHDDRLGRTVAVKVQSPALAADPAFRRRFRREATAAARIHHPHVATVYDVGTHEGLPYLVMEFVPGGTLGERMARGRPPRAQALRWIAQTADALDAAHAAGVVHRDVKPANLLLDARERVKVVDFGIARVLEDTGGTLTAAGTVLGSSGYASPEQAQGLPATAASDVYSLAAVAFELLAGEPPYAGRTGIAALWAHVHEPPPDAAARAPELPPAVAAVLARGLAKDPADRHPSAGALADDLAAACAARTGEPTAVMPPPPSTAARGGAARPRRGAAVAAVAAVVAVAAGAGAAVIATTGGDGDRPAQRPAAAATVVRTAVAPPRTVVETVTEAAAPSPAPAPAPDAAGAPAPGPADAVALTDRSTAALEDGDAAGGLALAEQALRGLAGSGDPYEGNASYNAGRALIDLGRCDEAVPRLERAVAVGGSDWQMGVRRAALREARAC; translated from the coding sequence ATGTCCGACGAGCCATCCCACGACCCGGGCGCCCTCCCGGCCCGCTATCGCGACCCGGTCCTGATCGCGACCGGCGGGATGGGGTCGGTCCACCGCGCCCACGACGACCGGCTGGGACGGACCGTGGCGGTCAAGGTGCAGTCGCCCGCGCTGGCCGCGGACCCCGCGTTCCGCCGACGGTTCCGCCGTGAGGCGACCGCCGCGGCGCGCATCCACCACCCGCACGTCGCCACCGTCTACGACGTCGGCACGCACGAGGGGCTGCCCTACCTGGTGATGGAGTTCGTGCCGGGCGGGACCCTCGGCGAGCGCATGGCGCGCGGCCGGCCGCCGCGCGCGCAGGCGCTCCGATGGATCGCCCAGACGGCCGACGCGCTCGACGCGGCCCACGCCGCCGGCGTGGTGCACCGCGACGTCAAGCCCGCGAACCTCCTCCTCGACGCCCGGGAGCGGGTGAAGGTCGTGGACTTCGGCATCGCCCGGGTGCTGGAGGACACCGGGGGGACCCTCACCGCCGCCGGCACCGTGCTCGGCAGCTCGGGCTACGCGTCGCCGGAGCAGGCGCAGGGGCTGCCCGCGACCGCGGCGAGCGACGTCTACTCGCTCGCCGCCGTGGCGTTCGAGCTGCTCGCCGGCGAGCCGCCCTACGCGGGGCGCACCGGCATCGCCGCGCTCTGGGCGCACGTGCACGAGCCGCCGCCCGACGCGGCCGCCCGCGCTCCGGAGCTGCCGCCCGCCGTCGCCGCCGTGCTCGCGCGCGGGCTCGCGAAGGACCCGGCCGACCGCCATCCGAGCGCCGGCGCGCTCGCCGACGACCTGGCCGCGGCGTGCGCCGCGCGGACGGGCGAGCCGACGGCGGTGATGCCGCCACCCCCCTCGACCGCCGCACGCGGGGGCGCCGCCCGGCCGCGCCGCGGAGCGGCGGTCGCGGCCGTCGCCGCCGTCGTGGCCGTCGCCGCGGGCGCCGGCGCCGCCGTGATCGCGACGACGGGCGGCGACGGCGACCGGCCCGCCCAGCGGCCCGCCGCCGCGGCGACGGTGGTCCGCACCGCGGTGGCGCCGCCGCGGACCGTCGTCGAGACCGTGACCGAGGCGGCGGCCCCCTCGCCGGCGCCGGCGCCCGCCCCCGACGCCGCCGGCGCGCCGGCGCCCGGCCCGGCCGACGCGGTCGCCCTCACCGACCGCTCCACGGCCGCGCTGGAGGACGGCGACGCCGCCGGTGGCCTCGCCCTGGCCGAGCAGGCGCTCAGGGGCCTCGCCGGCAGCGGCGACCCCTACGAGGGCAACGCGAGCTACAACGCCGGCAGGGCGCTCATCGACCTCGGCCGCTGCGACGAGGCCGTCCCCCGCCTCGAGCGCGCCGTCGCCGTGGGCGGCAGCGACTGGCAGATGGGCGTGCGGCGCGCCGCGCTGCGGGAGGCGCGCGCCTGCTGA
- a CDS encoding LysR family transcriptional regulator, whose protein sequence is MTRIRGTAGGGASPTGNELRGFVPLAEELHFGRAADRLGVAQSSLSETIRRLEGKLDAVLFERTSRRVEPSAAGRRLLPMAREALAAMSAMQELDVRPAEAARTSPSPLRIGIEVPGVNELTGPLLQALRRRHPATPIAVHEFSCAHGFFDHDLDVAIVRTPVIDERLEVHPLASQDRAFILPAGHPAADADRLSVLDLQDEPFVALDERAPVARAYWLALERWGGELPRVGARAFTATEIQVGVQHLGAVAIGLSAPRDQGAMTVVEAADLSPNTVALAVRADDGRPIVEDVVRLAGDLVPRLAHLAPELTPLEALEPA, encoded by the coding sequence GTGACGCGGATACGAGGCACGGCGGGCGGCGGGGCGAGCCCGACGGGCAACGAGCTGCGCGGCTTCGTCCCGCTCGCCGAGGAGCTGCACTTCGGCCGGGCCGCCGACCGTCTGGGCGTGGCGCAGTCGTCGCTGTCGGAGACCATCCGCCGCCTGGAGGGGAAGCTCGACGCGGTGCTGTTCGAGCGCACCTCGCGCCGCGTGGAGCCCTCGGCCGCCGGGCGGCGGCTGCTGCCGATGGCCCGCGAGGCGCTCGCGGCGATGTCGGCCATGCAGGAGCTCGACGTGCGGCCCGCCGAGGCGGCGCGCACCTCGCCCTCGCCGCTGCGGATCGGCATCGAGGTGCCCGGCGTCAACGAGCTGACCGGCCCGCTGCTGCAGGCCCTGCGCCGGCGACACCCGGCCACGCCGATCGCCGTGCACGAGTTCTCGTGCGCCCACGGCTTCTTCGACCACGACCTCGACGTCGCGATCGTGCGCACGCCGGTCATCGACGAGCGCCTCGAGGTGCACCCGCTCGCGAGCCAGGACCGCGCCTTCATCCTCCCGGCCGGCCACCCCGCGGCCGACGCCGACCGGCTGTCGGTGCTCGACCTGCAGGACGAGCCGTTCGTGGCCCTCGACGAGCGCGCGCCAGTCGCGCGCGCCTACTGGCTGGCCCTGGAGCGCTGGGGCGGCGAGCTGCCGCGGGTCGGCGCGCGCGCCTTCACCGCGACCGAGATCCAGGTCGGCGTGCAGCACCTCGGCGCGGTGGCGATCGGCCTGTCCGCGCCCCGCGACCAGGGCGCGATGACGGTCGTCGAGGCCGCCGACCTGTCGCCGAACACGGTCGCGCTCGCCGTCCGCGCCGACGACGGACGGCCGATCGTCGAGGACGTCGTGCGGCTGGCCGGCGACCTCGTCCCCCGGCTCGCGCACCTGGCGCCTGAGCTCACGCCCCTGGAGGCGCTCGAGCCGGCCTGA
- a CDS encoding ATP-binding cassette domain-containing protein encodes MATPPPLFAFDGVGVETAEGALLDRVDAELPDGGVSVVLGPSGSGKSTLLRLCNRLEAPTRGRVTFRGADVAALDPLAHRRRVGMVFQQPTPFGGTVRDNLLAAAPEAGDDALGRALERAHLGRGFLDRRAGELSGGESQRACLARALAAGPEVLLMDEPTSALDEAARLALEGLARELAGDGVPVVWVTHDLDQAARLADWVLVLEAGRAVLCGPAAAWSGGRDGRG; translated from the coding sequence GTGGCGACCCCGCCGCCGTTGTTCGCCTTCGACGGCGTCGGCGTGGAGACGGCCGAGGGCGCGCTGCTCGACCGGGTCGACGCCGAGCTGCCCGACGGCGGCGTGAGCGTGGTGCTCGGGCCCTCCGGCTCGGGGAAGTCGACCCTGCTGCGCCTGTGCAACCGCCTGGAGGCGCCGACGCGCGGGCGGGTGACGTTCCGGGGCGCCGACGTCGCGGCGCTCGACCCGCTCGCCCACCGGCGCCGGGTGGGGATGGTGTTCCAGCAGCCGACGCCGTTCGGCGGCACGGTGCGCGACAACCTGCTCGCCGCCGCGCCGGAGGCGGGCGACGACGCCCTCGGCCGGGCCCTCGAGCGGGCCCACCTCGGCCGCGGCTTCCTCGACCGCCGCGCCGGCGAGCTGTCGGGTGGCGAGTCGCAGCGCGCCTGCCTGGCGCGCGCCCTCGCCGCCGGGCCGGAGGTGCTGCTCATGGACGAGCCGACCTCGGCGCTCGACGAGGCGGCCCGCCTGGCCCTGGAGGGCCTCGCCCGTGAGCTGGCCGGCGACGGCGTGCCGGTCGTCTGGGTGACCCACGACCTCGACCAGGCCGCCCGCCTGGCCGACTGGGTGCTCGTGCTGGAGGCGGGCCGCGCCGTCCTGTGCGGCCCGGCCGCCGCGTGGTCCGGGGGGCGGGATGGCCGAGGGTGA
- a CDS encoding CorA family divalent cation transporter: protein MSRVDLVAPAAGEVAEAAARLGMAPPPAEPEADPELPRLRRLDDGLDVVLVGVAPDGALHEVRCHLRGDALLTVRPAAGPPLDEPPAAPAGAARDLADVVEAVLTTLVGRAGELSDRVERLADRRERGDIARIRAAVTPLRRVTLLQQDVIGRLASEDVVAADASARRRVRDSYGRAAQVVTELEAIREALHDIAADRQNELVGRLTVVAVVFLPLTFLTGFFGQNFPWLVDHIGGPWWFASLGLVLPVAAVAALLALLRRGGWV, encoded by the coding sequence GTGAGCCGCGTCGACCTCGTCGCACCGGCGGCCGGCGAGGTGGCGGAGGCCGCCGCGCGGCTCGGGATGGCGCCGCCGCCGGCCGAGCCCGAGGCCGATCCGGAGCTGCCGCGCCTGCGCCGGCTGGACGACGGCCTCGACGTCGTGCTGGTCGGCGTCGCCCCGGACGGCGCGCTGCACGAGGTGCGATGCCACCTGCGCGGCGACGCCCTGCTCACGGTGCGGCCCGCCGCCGGCCCCCCGCTCGACGAGCCGCCGGCGGCCCCGGCGGGTGCCGCCCGGGACCTCGCGGACGTGGTCGAGGCCGTGCTCACGACCCTCGTGGGCCGCGCCGGCGAGCTGAGCGACCGGGTGGAGCGCCTCGCGGATCGGCGGGAGCGCGGTGACATCGCCCGCATCCGCGCCGCCGTCACGCCGCTGCGCCGCGTGACGCTGCTGCAGCAGGACGTGATCGGCCGGCTCGCGTCGGAGGACGTCGTGGCCGCGGACGCGTCCGCCCGCCGGCGCGTGCGGGACTCGTACGGGCGCGCCGCGCAGGTCGTCACCGAGCTGGAGGCGATCCGCGAGGCGCTGCACGACATCGCCGCGGATCGCCAGAACGAGCTCGTGGGGCGCCTGACGGTCGTGGCGGTCGTCTTCCTGCCGCTCACGTTCCTGACCGGCTTCTTCGGCCAGAACTTCCCCTGGCTGGTGGATCACATCGGCGGACCCTGGTGGTTCGCCTCCCTCGGCCTCGTCCTCCCCGTCGCGGCGGTCGCGGCGCTGCTCGCGCTGCTCCGGCGCGGGGGCTGGGTCTAG
- a CDS encoding YbaB/EbfC family nucleoid-associated protein, with product MAHGMNPQKMLKQMQKMQEEMARVQQQLQEESVTASAGGGAVTARVSGGLELLEVTIDPSIVDPEDVEMLQDVVVAAVNEAMRAAQQLAQDRLGPVAGGLSGLGLPGL from the coding sequence ATGGCCCACGGCATGAACCCCCAGAAGATGCTCAAGCAGATGCAGAAGATGCAGGAGGAGATGGCCCGCGTGCAGCAGCAGCTGCAGGAGGAGTCCGTCACCGCCTCGGCCGGCGGCGGCGCCGTCACGGCCCGCGTCAGCGGCGGCCTGGAGCTGCTCGAGGTCACGATCGACCCGTCGATCGTCGACCCCGAGGACGTCGAGATGCTGCAGGACGTCGTGGTGGCCGCGGTCAACGAGGCCATGCGCGCCGCCCAGCAGCTCGCGCAGGACCGGCTCGGCCCGGTCGCCGGCGGCCTCTCCGGCCTGGGCCTGCCCGGCCTGTAG
- the recR gene encoding recombination mediator RecR, whose product MLTPSIERLVAELARLPGIGPRSAQRLAFHMMKAPPERARALAGALVEMTERLRPCAVCFSFAEAELCPICADPRRDPRLLCAVEEPSAILPIERTNEYRGRYHVLGGALSPIDGVDPEDLRIDELVARIDADGVEELVIATNPTMSGEATALHLADLVRGRVRVTRLASGLPVGADLEHADELTLGRALLGRRDL is encoded by the coding sequence GTGCTCACGCCCTCCATCGAGCGGCTGGTGGCCGAGCTGGCCCGCCTGCCGGGCATCGGCCCGCGCAGCGCGCAGCGGCTCGCCTTCCACATGATGAAGGCGCCGCCCGAGCGCGCCCGCGCCCTGGCCGGCGCGCTCGTCGAGATGACCGAGCGCCTGCGGCCCTGCGCGGTGTGCTTCTCGTTCGCCGAGGCCGAGCTGTGCCCGATCTGCGCCGACCCGCGCCGCGACCCGCGGCTGCTGTGCGCGGTGGAGGAGCCGTCGGCGATCCTGCCGATCGAGCGCACCAACGAGTACCGCGGCCGCTACCACGTGCTCGGCGGCGCGCTGTCGCCGATCGACGGCGTCGACCCCGAGGACCTGCGCATCGACGAGCTGGTGGCGCGCATCGACGCCGACGGGGTGGAGGAGCTGGTCATCGCCACCAACCCGACGATGTCGGGCGAGGCCACCGCGCTCCACCTCGCCGACCTCGTGCGCGGGCGGGTGCGGGTGACCCGCCTGGCGAGCGGCCTGCCCGTCGGCGCCGACCTGGAGCACGCCGACGAGCTGACGCTCGGGCGTGCGTTGCTCGGCCGCCGCGACCTGTGA